A DNA window from Salvelinus namaycush isolate Seneca unplaced genomic scaffold, SaNama_1.0 Scaffold1646, whole genome shotgun sequence contains the following coding sequences:
- the LOC120037231 gene encoding meteorin-like protein produces MLWPGLAHWVAAVFLCRVASAQYTSDQCSWRGSGLTHESHSRDVEQVYLRCSQGSLEWLYPTGALIVNLRPNTEPTSGASPGLHACIKPQTDSRGSHLYLERAGQLRLLMSETEQAHGRVQCFSLTEGALFIEAVGQQDISRRITAFQYELVASHGPGAHLYPHLNTGTASCTPCTDDQILMAVCTSDFAGRGSISGVDTPSSSVHSSVAVTLSRLFHQKSGVFSLDGARGKGWSGRLNTPLRCRLQPREEGEFLFTGAVRFGEAWLGCSLHYRHFLKLYRTALETGSNPCHMDTD; encoded by the exons ATGCTGTGGCCAGGTTTAGCGCACTGGGTAGCGGCTGTGTTTCTCTGTAGGGTCGCCTCGGCGCAGTACACCAGCGATCAGTGCAGCTGGAGAGGAAG tggTCTGACCCACGAGTCTCACTCCCGTGATGTGGAGCAGGTATACCTGCGTTGCTCCCAGGGCAGTCTAGAGTGGCTCTATCCTACTGGGGCCCTCATCGTCAACCTGCGGCCCAACACGGAGCCCACGTCTGGGGCTTCCCCCGGCCTGCACGCCTGCATCAAGCCCCAGACAGACTCCCGCGGATCACACCTCTACCTGGAGAGAGCTGGACAGCTCCGCCTGCTGATGTCCGAGACAGAACAG GCGCACGGCAGGGTGCAGTGTTTCTCCCTGACAGAGGGGGCGCTGTTCATAGAGGCAGTGGGACAGCAGGACATCAGCAGGAGGATCACAGCGTTTCAGTATGAACTGGTGGCCAGCCACGGACCTGGAGCTCACCTCTACCCACACCTCAACACTGGCACTG cctcctgTACACCCTGCACAGATGACCAGATCCTGATGGCGGTATGCACCAGCGACTTTG cgGGTCGCGGCAGTATCAGTGGCGTTGACACGCCCTCGTCATCAGTCCACTCCTCCGTTGCCGTGACGCTAAGCCGCCTGTTCCATCAGAAGAGCGGAGTGTTCTCTTTGGACGGAGCCAGAGGAAAGGGGTGGTCCGGACGTCTGAACACGCCCCTGCGGTGCCGGCTGCAGCCGAGGGAAGAGGGGGAGTTCCTGTTCACGGGGGCAGTGCGGTTCGGAGAGGCGTGGCTTGGCTGCTCCCTGCACTACCGCCACTTTCTGAAGCTCTACCGGACCGCCCTGGAGACAGGAAGTAACCCCTGTCACATGGACACAGACTGA